GGCGCGGAGCCTCCCGGATCTCCAGGCCGATGCCGTGCCCCAGGGCGTGCACGGAGCGCTCGGCGTGGCCCGCGGCCTGGAGGATCGAGCGGGCCGCGTCGTCCGGGACGTGCTGCTCGACGCCGGGGCCGAGGGCCTCCCGGCCGGCCCGCTGGGCGTGGAAGACCAGCCGGTGCAGCTCGACCTGCCAGGCGGCGGGGCGGCGCCGATCACGAAGGTGCGGGCGGTGGAGATGCCGTAGCCGCGGTAGCTGGCGCCGAGCGCGACGGTGAGGAAGTCGCCCTCCTCGACCCGGCGGTCGGTGGGCTGGTGGCGCTCCAGGCCGGAGTGGGTGCCGGTGCCGACCGAGACCGGGAAGGCGGCCCGGTCGGCGCCGTGGTCGATCATCCGGCGCTCCAGCTCCATCGCCAGGTGCCGCTCGGTGCGGCCGACCAGGATGGATTCGAGCAGCTCGCCGAGGGCCTGGTCGGCGATCTCGGCGGCGATCCGCAGGTCGGCGATCTCGTGCTCGTCCTTGACCACCCGCAGCCGCTCGACCGCCCGGTCCAGGTCCAGCAGCCGGTCCGCCTGCGCCAGCCGGGCGACGGCGCGGTGCCGGGCCACCGTGAGGTCGTGCTCCTCGACGGCCAGGTCGCGCACCCGCAGCCGGGCGGCGGCCTCGGCGGCGGCGCACGCGGCGTCGGCCTCGCCGGGCACCGGCAGCCGGGTGACCTCCGGGTCGAGCCGCCGCTCGCCGCCCTCGCCGCCCTCGGCCGGCTCGGCGTCCTCGGCACCGCGAGCACCGCGCGCTCGCGGGTGAGCAGCAGCGCGGCGCCCAGCGGCGGGCAGCCGGTCAGGTAGCGGACGTTGGCGGCGCGCGTGATCAGCGCGGCGTCGGCCCCGGCGGCGCTGCAGTGCTCGCGGAGGCGTTCGCGTCGTTCGGCGTGCGCGTCGGACATGCTCCGAGCCTACGAACGGGGGCCCCGGGGCGCCCGTCGGGGCGGGCCGTCGGGTGGGGAATGCCCGGCGGGCGGCCGCGTTGTGACCTGATGAAAACGGCAATCGTTGCCGGGAGAAGGACGGAGAGGAGGCGGGCATGGCACGCAGCGAACTGCGACCGGTGGTCACGCTCCGGTCGACGGCGGGCACCGGGTTCACCTACGCGACGCGGAAGAACCGCCGCAACGACCCGGACCGGATGGTGCTGAGGAAGTTCGATCCGGTGGCCGGGCGGCACGTGGAGTTCCGCGAGGCCCGCTGAGGCGCCCGGGAGGCCCGGGCGCCCGAAAGACCAGACCGACCGACACACGGCGAGGAGGAGCAGTCATGCAGCAGGGAATTCACCCCGACTACCGTCCGGTGGTGTTCCGCGACAAGACCGGGGGCCTGTCGTTCCTGACCCGTTCCACCGCCGCGAGCGGGCGGACGGTCGAGTGGGCCGACGGGCGGACGTACCCGGTGGTGGACGTCGAGACGTCCTCGGCGAGCCACCCGTTCTACACCGGCAAGGCCCGGCTGATGGACACCGAGGGCCGGGTGGAGCTGTACCGGCGCAGGTACGGCGGCTGACGGCGCACGGCGTGACGCGAAGGGCCCCGGGGCTTCCCCGGGGCCCTTCGCCCGTGTCCGGCCGACGGTCGGCGGTCGGTCGTCGGCCGGCTGTCGGTTACGCGCCGGGCGGGGGGACCGAGACCACCATGGTGACCAGGCAGGGCGCGTCGCCGTCGTTGCGGTAGCCGTGCGCGGTGCCGGCCTCGTAGGAGGCGGTGGCCCCGGCCGGGACGCGGTGCTCGCGGCCGTCCAGGGTGAGGGTGAGCACGCCCTCGTCGACCCGGGCGATCTCGACGGTGCCGGGCGGGTGCGGGTCGGAGGCGTGCGACTCGCCGGGGTGCAGCCGCCAGGACCACAGCTCCAGCGGCCCGGGGGCCTCGGCGCCGCCGAGCAGGGTGCCGCTGCCGCCCCCGGGGCCGTTCCACAGCCGGACGGCCTGCTCGGCGGGACGATCCGGACGGCGGAGGTCTCGTCGTAGTCGAGCAGCCGGGCGATCGAGACCCGAGCGCGTCGGCGAGCCGGACCACGGTGCCCACGCTCGGGTTGGTGCGGGCCTGTTCGATCTGGACGACCATGCCGCGGCTGACCCCGGAGCGGGCGGCCAGGGCGTCCAGGGTGTGGCCGCGTTCGAGCCGCAGGCGCTTGAGGTTGCGGGCGAGGGCCTGGGTGACGAGATCGGCGTCCGGCACGGGCAGTCCAATATTCTGGTTGGGCGAGTGCAGCAGGTTGAACTATGCTGCGGCGGCATCGACAGATCCACCGACTGTACTGCGGGGTCCACCATGCTGTCCGCCTACCGGCTCCTCCGGTGAGCGCCGCGTTCGCGCTGCTCGCCAGCCTGCTCTGGGGCGTCGCCGACTACGGGGGCGGGGCGATCACCCGGCGGGTGCCCGCGCTGACCGTGGTGGTGCTCTCCCAGTCGGCCGCCGCCGCGGTGCTCGCGGTCGCGGTGACCGCCACCGGCGGCTGGCCGGGGGCGTCCCCCGTCCTCTGGTACGCGGTGGCGGCGGGCGTGGTCGGGCCGTTCGCGCTGCTGGCGTTCTACCGGGCGCTGGCGCTCGGGCCGATGGGCGTGGTGTCGCCGCTGGCCACCGTCGGCGTGCTGGTGCCGATCGGCGTCGGCCTGTTCCTCGGCGAACGGCCGGGCGCCGTCCAGGGGTTGGGCATCGCGGTGGCCGTCGCCGGGGTCGCCCTGGCGGGCGGCCCGCAGCGCGGCGGGCCCGCGGTCGGGCGGCGGGTGCTGGTGCTGACGCTGGGCGCGGCGTTCGCCTTCGGGGCGGTGCTGGCCCTGGTCGCGCACGCCAGCGCGGGCGGCGCCCTGCTGCTGACGCTGTGCGTGCAGCGGCTGACCAACGCGGTGGTCGGGGCCGGGATGCTGGCCGCCGCGGCCCGCCGACAGCCCCTCGGGCTTTCGGCGGGCGCCCGGTCGCTGCCCGCGCTGACCGCCGTCGGGGTGGCCGACGTGGCCGCGAACGGCCTGTACGCGGCCGCCTCGCACCTGGGCTCGGTGGCGGTGGCGGCCGTGCTGGCCTCGCTCTACCCGGTGGTCACCGCGCTGATGGCGCGCGGCCTGCTGAAGGAGCGGCTGCTGCGGGTGCAGGTGGTGGGCGCGGGCCTCGCGGTGGCCGGGACGCTGATCCTGGCCGCCGGTTGACGCCCCGTCAGGACGCGTCCGCCCCCGCGCCGCCGAACGCCCGGAGCGCTTGGCGATCCGCCAGTAGCCGATCGCGGCGGCCCAGACCACCACGAACAGGCCGACGATCACGAAGCCGACGTTGTCCAGGCCGAGGCCCGCGATCCAGCCGGTGACGGGGTCGGTCAGGTCGAACTTGTCGTGCAGCACGGCGACCAGCTCGATGGTGCCGATCACGAAGGCCACCGCGATCGACAGCCCGGTGATGGTCAGGTTGTAGTACACCTTGCGGACCGGGTTCGAGAACGCCCACTGGTAGGCGATGTTCATGAACGTGCCGTCCAGGGTGTCGAACAGGCTCATCCCGGCGGCGAACAGCAGCGGCAGGCAGACCACCGCGTACCAGGGCAGGCCGGAGGCCGCGCCGGAGCCCGCCATCACCATCAGGGTGACCTCGGTGGCGGTGTCGAAGCCCAGACCGAGCACCATGCCGACCGGGAACATCTGCCCGGGGCGGCTGATCGAGCGGGTGGCCCGGTTCAGCAGCCGGGCCAGGAAGCCCCGGGCGTCCAGGTGCTTCTCCAGCTCGGCCTCGTCGTACTCCCCGGCCCGCATCGCCCGGAACACCCGCCAGATGCCCAACAGGGCGACCAGGTTGAGCGCCGCGATCAGGTAGAGGAAGGCGCCGGACGCGGTGGTGCCGACGGTGCCCAGCACCTGGTGGGTGGTCGAGTCCTCGTCCATCAGGGTGCCCGCCAGCGCCGCGCCCCCGGCCACCAGGGCGGCCATCAGCACCACCATCGAGGAGTGGCCGAGCGCGAACCAGAAGCCCACCGAGACCGGGCGGCGGCCGTCCGCCATCAGCTTGCGGGTGGTGTTGTCGATCACCGCGATGTGGTCGGCGTCGAAGGCGTGCCGCATCCCCAGGGTGTACGCGGTGACGCCCAGGCCGACGCCGAACACCTGGGTGCCGACCCGGTAGTCGTGCGGCACCACCAGGAACAGCAGCGTCCCGAAGGCCACCGCGTGCAGGGCCAGGATCACCGCCATCAGCCCGGCCGTGCGCAGGGTGTCCTCGCGCCGCCAGCGCAGGGCGGGCAGGACGGCGACCGGGCCGGTCCCGGCCAGGGTCGATTCGGGCGCGGTCATCCGCGGATCACGCTCCAGCACCTCGTGGATCACTTCGTGAGATGCCGTGGCCGGTCTCCTGGCTGACGGGGTGTTGCGCGCCGGCGCCCGGCCTTCCCGGCCGCGGGGCCAGTGGCACGGGGTGGGAGCCGACGACTCCCCGATCACAGTGGCGAGGGCCGCTCCGGACTCCCGTGCCGCGCACTCGGTGGCGGACACGGTGCACCGGCTTCCCGAGCACCACGGCCC
This is a stretch of genomic DNA from Kitasatospora fiedleri. It encodes these proteins:
- the rpmG gene encoding 50S ribosomal protein L33, giving the protein MARSELRPVVTLRSTAGTGFTYATRKNRRNDPDRMVLRKFDPVAGRHVEFREAR
- a CDS encoding type B 50S ribosomal protein L31, whose product is MQQGIHPDYRPVVFRDKTGGLSFLTRSTAASGRTVEWADGRTYPVVDVETSSASHPFYTGKARLMDTEGRVELYRRRYGG
- a CDS encoding DMT family transporter produces the protein MSAAFALLASLLWGVADYGGGAITRRVPALTVVVLSQSAAAAVLAVAVTATGGWPGASPVLWYAVAAGVVGPFALLAFYRALALGPMGVVSPLATVGVLVPIGVGLFLGERPGAVQGLGIAVAVAGVALAGGPQRGGPAVGRRVLVLTLGAAFAFGAVLALVAHASAGGALLLTLCVQRLTNAVVGAGMLAAAARRQPLGLSAGARSLPALTAVGVADVAANGLYAAASHLGSVAVAAVLASLYPVVTALMARGLLKERLLRVQVVGAGLAVAGTLILAAG